In Buchnera aphidicola (Kaburagia rhusicola ensigallis), the following are encoded in one genomic region:
- a CDS encoding DUF2076 family protein: protein MSTDEKKLIEDLFFRLHQTEIQSSNRDNIAEELIKNLLEKYPNSPYYMAQTILVQETAIKKLNDKISELENSVLKDKKDKKNISVGFLSNLFGTKKNQSVSETYSNSSINPLHNRAFDSNASSFPSQTRSGALSQIGAVNNTGGFFSGALQTATGVAGGVVMANMLTNLFQNKKSEEEVINSVHNVDSSHVESNSVDNDPTHNQYINYDRTNSDNHVEECHPLNCDVHDDNDYDNFEDDNFI, encoded by the coding sequence ATGAGTACTGATGAAAAAAAATTAATAGAAGATTTGTTTTTTCGATTACATCAAACTGAAATTCAATCTTCTAATCGAGATAATATTGCTGAAGAGTTAATTAAAAATTTATTAGAAAAATATCCAAATTCTCCTTACTATATGGCACAAACCATATTGGTTCAAGAAACAGCGATAAAGAAATTGAATGATAAAATTTCTGAACTAGAAAATAGCGTTCTTAAAGATAAAAAGGATAAAAAAAACATATCTGTTGGTTTTTTATCAAATTTATTTGGGACAAAAAAAAATCAAAGTGTTTCAGAAACATATTCTAATAGTTCTATTAATCCATTACATAATAGAGCTTTTGATTCTAATGCTAGTTCTTTTCCGTCACAAACTCGTTCTGGCGCTTTATCTCAAATAGGAGCTGTTAATAACACAGGAGGATTTTTTAGTGGAGCGCTTCAAACTGCTACAGGAGTAGCTGGTGGTGTAGTGATGGCAAATATGTTAACGAATCTTTTTCAGAATAAAAAATCTGAAGAAGAGGTAATAAATTCGGTTCATAACGTTGATTCTTCGCATGTAGAATCTAACTCTGTAGATAATGATCCTACGCATAATCAATATATTAACTATGATAGAACAAATTCAGACAATCATGTTGAAGAATGTCATCCGTTGAATTGCGATGTTCATGATGATAATGATTATGACAATTTTGAAGACGACAATTTTATTTAA
- a CDS encoding peroxiredoxin C — protein sequence MLITQQAPDFTAPAILNNNDIVDYFNFKNHINGKTTVLFFWPMDFTFVCPSEIIAFDKSLPEFTKRDTEVIGVSIDSIYVHKAWRQTSLNQGGIGQIKYIIISDIKREIQKLYNVEHPTLGVALRASFLIDKQGIIRHQVINDLPFGRNISDMIRMIDALNFNETYGEVCPANWIPGSHGMKPTSDGVKQYLKNTYSEK from the coding sequence ATGTTAATAACACAACAAGCTCCCGATTTTACTGCACCTGCTATTTTAAATAACAATGATATTGTAGATTACTTTAATTTTAAAAACCATATTAATGGAAAAACCACAGTGCTATTTTTTTGGCCAATGGATTTTACATTTGTATGTCCTTCAGAGATTATAGCATTTGACAAGTCTCTTCCTGAATTTACAAAAAGAGATACAGAAGTTATAGGAGTATCTATTGATTCAATATATGTACATAAAGCTTGGCGTCAAACTAGTCTAAATCAGGGCGGTATCGGGCAAATAAAATATATAATAATATCTGATATAAAAAGAGAAATACAAAAATTATATAATGTTGAACATCCAACATTAGGTGTTGCACTAAGAGCATCTTTTCTCATTGATAAACAAGGAATAATTCGCCATCAAGTAATAAATGATTTACCATTCGGAAGAAACATTTCAGATATGATAAGAATGATAGATGCACTAAATTTTAACGAAACATATGGAGAAGTTTGTCCAGCTAATTGGATACCGGGAAGTCACGGAATGAAACCTACTTCAGACGGAGTGAAACAGTATTTAAAAAATACATATAGCGAAAAATAA
- the gyrA gene encoding DNA topoisomerase (ATP-hydrolyzing) subunit A: protein MKKIAKEIIKINIEDELKSSYLDYAMSVIIGRALPDVRDGLKPVHRRILFAMNALSNNWNKLYKKSARIVGDVIGKYHPHGDTAVYDAIVRMAQSFSLRYTLIDGQGNFGSIDGDSAAAMRYTEIRMSKIAYELLSDLDKETVKFFPNYDGTEKIPEVLPTKIPNLLINGSSGIAVGMATNIPPHNIIEIINGCLAFIDNNQITLQELMKHIPGPDFPTAGIINGCTGITEAYQTGRGKIHIRAKSKIEIQEKTKKESLIIFELPYQVNKSRVIEKIAELVKDKRIEGISGLRDESDKEGMRIVIDTKKEAKPEIILNQLYILTQLQVSFGINMVALSNGQPKIMSLKDILNEFISHRKKIITKRSLFELKNIKNKIHVIEGLIISLENIDIIIALIKNAKSLSEAKKLLLSKNWYSKRFQKTNVLNNTLKEYSTKTQYNKDKTLFFTPIQVNAVLELRLQKLTNLESSKLIAEHKKFKESSIILENILKDTQTLTNVMKEELINIKQRFGDKRRTQIITNYEDINISDMINREDVVVTLSHSGYVKYQPLSTYEAQKRGGKGKSAAKTKEEDFIENLLVANTHDTILCFSSRGIIYWMKVYQLPEASRNARGRPIVNLLPLSTKERITAILPISKYKDSINIFMATAQGMVKKTNLCEFKRPRTAGIIAIKLKEDDELIGVSLTNGKDKIMLFTAAGKAVHFSEKLVRTMGRNASGMKGIAIKKQDKVVSLVVPRGIGNILIVTEHGYGKRTEISEFPMKSRATRGTIAIKITKKNGIMIGAMQVVENDQIMIITNAGTLVRTRISEIGILGRNTQGVILIRTSEKEKVVAVQKANESFL from the coding sequence ATGAAAAAAATTGCAAAAGAAATTATAAAAATCAACATTGAAGACGAACTTAAAAGTTCTTATTTAGATTATGCTATGTCAGTAATTATTGGACGTGCTTTACCAGATGTAAGAGACGGATTAAAACCTGTTCATAGAAGAATATTATTTGCAATGAATGCATTAAGCAATAATTGGAATAAACTATACAAAAAGTCAGCTAGAATAGTAGGTGATGTTATTGGAAAATACCACCCGCATGGAGATACTGCTGTATATGATGCTATAGTTCGTATGGCCCAATCTTTTTCATTGCGATATACACTTATTGATGGACAAGGTAATTTTGGATCAATAGATGGGGATTCTGCAGCAGCAATGAGATACACTGAAATTAGGATGTCTAAAATTGCATATGAATTGTTAAGCGATTTAGACAAAGAAACAGTAAAATTTTTCCCTAATTACGATGGAACAGAAAAAATTCCTGAAGTGCTACCTACAAAAATACCTAATTTACTTATTAATGGTTCATCTGGCATTGCAGTTGGTATGGCTACTAATATTCCTCCGCATAACATCATAGAAATAATAAATGGTTGTCTTGCTTTTATAGATAATAATCAAATTACTTTGCAAGAACTCATGAAACATATTCCGGGACCTGATTTTCCTACCGCAGGCATAATTAATGGATGCACAGGTATTACAGAAGCATATCAAACAGGAAGAGGTAAAATTCATATCAGAGCAAAAAGTAAAATAGAAATTCAAGAAAAAACAAAAAAAGAATCCCTAATTATTTTTGAATTACCATATCAAGTAAATAAATCACGCGTAATTGAAAAAATTGCTGAACTAGTGAAAGACAAAAGAATTGAAGGTATTAGTGGTTTACGCGATGAATCAGATAAAGAAGGAATGAGAATCGTTATCGATACAAAAAAAGAGGCAAAACCAGAAATTATCCTTAATCAATTATACATTTTAACTCAATTACAAGTTTCTTTTGGTATTAATATGGTTGCATTATCTAACGGGCAGCCAAAAATAATGTCGTTAAAAGATATTTTAAACGAGTTTATATCTCATCGCAAAAAAATAATAACTAAACGTAGTTTATTTGAATTAAAAAACATTAAAAATAAAATACACGTTATTGAAGGATTAATTATCTCTTTAGAAAATATTGATATAATTATTGCATTAATTAAAAACGCAAAATCATTATCAGAAGCAAAAAAACTATTACTTTCAAAAAATTGGTACTCAAAACGTTTCCAAAAAACCAATGTACTAAATAATACTTTAAAAGAATACTCAACGAAAACTCAATACAATAAAGACAAAACTTTATTTTTTACTCCAATTCAAGTAAATGCAGTACTAGAACTACGCCTTCAAAAACTCACTAATTTGGAATCTTCTAAACTTATCGCAGAACATAAAAAATTTAAGGAATCCTCTATAATATTAGAAAATATCTTAAAAGATACTCAAACACTCACTAACGTTATGAAAGAAGAACTAATAAATATTAAACAACGTTTTGGAGATAAAAGAAGAACTCAAATCATTACAAATTATGAAGACATCAATATTTCCGATATGATAAATCGAGAAGATGTAGTGGTTACTCTATCGCATTCAGGATATGTAAAATATCAACCATTATCTACTTATGAAGCACAAAAAAGAGGAGGAAAAGGAAAATCAGCAGCAAAAACAAAAGAAGAAGATTTTATAGAAAATTTACTTGTAGCTAATACGCATGACACAATACTATGTTTTTCTAGCCGAGGAATAATATATTGGATGAAAGTTTATCAACTACCAGAAGCTAGTAGAAATGCTCGCGGACGTCCAATAGTTAATCTTCTACCTCTTAGTACTAAAGAAAGAATAACAGCTATATTACCTATTTCAAAATATAAAGATAGCATAAATATTTTTATGGCTACCGCCCAGGGAATGGTTAAAAAAACCAATCTATGTGAGTTCAAACGACCAAGAACTGCTGGAATAATTGCTATTAAATTAAAAGAAGATGACGAATTAATTGGCGTATCTCTTACAAACGGAAAAGACAAAATAATGTTATTTACTGCAGCAGGAAAAGCTGTCCACTTTTCTGAAAAATTAGTTAGAACCATGGGAAGAAATGCTTCTGGCATGAAAGGAATAGCAATAAAAAAACAAGACAAAGTAGTATCTTTAGTAGTACCAAGAGGAATTGGAAACATATTGATTGTTACTGAACACGGATACGGAAAACGGACTGAAATTAGTGAATTTCCAATGAAATCTAGAGCTACTCGAGGAACTATTGCAATAAAAATAACTAAAAAAAATGGAATAATGATTGGAGCTATGCAAGTAGTAGAAAACGATCAAATCATGATTATAACTAATGCTGGAACATTAGTCAGAACAAGAATATCAGAAATTGGAATTCTTGGAAGAAATACACAAGGTGTTATTTTAATTAGAACATCAGAAAAAGAAAAAGTGGTAGCTGTGCAAAAAGCAAATGAATCATTTTTATAA
- the grpE gene encoding nucleotide exchange factor GrpE, with translation MNNKNKDLDFIKNNNIDVKKKEANENRNNTIEDENELNQKILKIKKNIINIKLREQAEIENIKKNTYNKIKEIKKMQFQYFCINFIPILDNLKNIKNTAYKLNIKHNKIIEGITLTLKLLLDTIQKFDLTIENQKHIKFNALLHQTESNEKLDDIHTYYVSSVIKDGYICQGEIIRKATVKIHKEKNNI, from the coding sequence ATGAACAATAAAAATAAAGATTTAGATTTTATAAAAAATAATAATATAGATGTCAAAAAAAAAGAAGCTAATGAAAATAGAAATAATACTATTGAAGATGAAAATGAATTGAACCAAAAAATACTTAAAATTAAAAAAAACATCATAAATATTAAATTACGAGAACAAGCTGAAATCGAAAATATAAAAAAAAATACTTACAATAAGATAAAAGAAATAAAAAAAATGCAATTTCAATATTTTTGCATTAATTTTATTCCAATATTAGATAATTTAAAAAATATAAAAAACACTGCATATAAACTTAATATTAAACATAATAAAATAATAGAAGGAATCACATTAACACTGAAATTACTATTAGATACAATTCAAAAATTTGATTTAACTATAGAAAATCAAAAACACATAAAATTTAATGCATTATTGCATCAAACCGAATCCAACGAAAAATTAGATGATATTCATACTTATTATGTTTCATCAGTTATTAAAGACGGTTATATATGTCAAGGAGAGATAATACGAAAAGCCACAGTAAAAATACACAAAGAGAAAAATAATATTTAA
- the nadK gene encoding NAD(+) kinase, whose translation MKQFFYCIGIVGYPRHFSAFSTHKMLYNWLKKKEYNVIVEDKVASKLGLEGIDADSLPNIGKQCDLVIVVGGDGNMLHAARILSAYKIKIIGINRGNLGFLTDLNPNTALKQLLCVLSGEYIQERRFLLEVKIIKKNGLFSISKAINEIVLHAEHVARMINFEVYINNDLAFSQRSDGLIISTPTGSTGYSLSAGGPILAASLDAIVLVPMFPHTLSSRPLVINSTSTVCLKFMETVSELRISCDSQIVLSVEEHDIVLIQKSNDFLFLIHPKNYSYFETLSSKLHWSR comes from the coding sequence GTGAAACAATTTTTTTATTGTATTGGAATAGTAGGTTATCCTCGTCATTTTAGTGCGTTTTCTACACACAAAATGTTGTATAATTGGTTAAAAAAAAAAGAATACAATGTTATTGTTGAAGATAAAGTAGCTAGTAAATTAGGTTTAGAAGGAATAGATGCAGATTCATTACCTAATATTGGTAAACAGTGCGATTTAGTAATAGTGGTAGGCGGAGACGGAAACATGTTGCATGCAGCTCGTATATTGTCTGCTTATAAGATAAAAATTATTGGTATTAATAGAGGAAATTTGGGTTTTTTAACTGATTTGAATCCTAACACTGCATTAAAGCAGTTGTTATGCGTATTGTCCGGAGAATATATTCAAGAACGTCGTTTTTTATTAGAAGTGAAAATTATTAAAAAAAATGGATTGTTTTCGATAAGTAAAGCTATAAATGAGATAGTATTACATGCTGAACACGTAGCTCGTATGATAAATTTTGAAGTATATATTAATAATGACTTAGCTTTCTCTCAACGTTCTGATGGTTTAATTATTTCAACTCCTACAGGATCTACTGGGTATTCATTGTCAGCTGGAGGCCCTATTTTAGCTGCTTCATTAGATGCAATTGTATTAGTACCTATGTTTCCTCATACTTTGTCTTCTCGTCCTTTAGTAATAAATAGCACTAGTACAGTTTGTCTAAAATTTATGGAAACTGTATCAGAATTAAGAATTAGTTGTGATAGTCAAATAGTATTATCAGTAGAAGAACATGACATTGTTTTGATTCAAAAAAGTAATGATTTTTTATTTTTAATACATCCTAAAAACTACAGTTATTTCGAAACCTTAAGTTCTAAGTTACATTGGTCTAGATAA